The Planifilum fimeticola genomic sequence TTGAGCAGGATCCCCGCCGGGCGACCGTCATGAAAAGCCATGATCGATAATTCCGGGGAGAGCCCTTCCCGGGCCATCCGGGCCGTGAAGGTGTCCGCATCCATCTTCACATCGGCGAAGTAATCCTGAAACCCCTCGTTCCAGACGCCCACCGCCTCCTTCCACGTACATTCGCTCAACCGTCTGATTTCGATCAAGAAGGTCACCCCCGAAAAACAAATTCCGACCAGCGCCCCCCTCCCCGAACGAAGGGATCGCCGTCGCTTCCACGCTTCCTCAAAAGCAGCGGCTCTGGATGTAGATAAACTCACCTTAACAAAAAAGGAGCCCTTTTGGGACCTTTCTTTCCTCAAATCCATTTAAAAAAGGGGGCTTCGCCCCGATAAAAAAGAGGCGAGGCGCGCCCGGAATGCGGCAGAAACAAATGCTCGCGGAAAGGGGATACCATGCAGCGATTTCCCGATCACATCTCTTTCATCCATCCGTGGAGAAACTACCAGAGACGGGTGTTGGAACATCCGGATCGCCATCTGGAAAACCGACATCTGCACCTGGTCGCCCCGCCCGGTTCCGGAAAGACCGTCCTCGGGCTGGAGGTGATGCTGAGCATAAACAAGCCGACGATCATTCTCACCCCGACCTTGACGAATGGCTTCAACGCTTCTTGGAACTTTTTTTGCAAACAAACGAAAAACCCGACTGGGTCTCCACCGATCTCAAACAGCCCGCCTTTGTAACGATCACCACCTATCAGGCGCTGCACAGCCTGTTCAAAACGGAAAAAGAAACGGAAGAAGCGGACGCGGCGGAAGAAATGGAAACCGGCGCGGAAGGAGGCGGGGAAGGCTGGGAAGAAGTGTCCAGCGCTCCTGAAGCGCGCTTCATCCGAGAAAAAATGGAATCCATCGGGTGCGGTTAAATTTCTGCTCAATCATTTCATAACAAATGGGTTTTCAGAAAGTCCAGCTGCTTTTTCGACACTTGGTTGAATGTTTCGCCTAAATAGGGTTCGAAATGACCGATGGGAAGGGATATCAACTCAGCCCGCTTCATTTTCGCCGCCGCCTTTTTGACGGACTTGATGGGAATTAACGAGTCGTGCTCCCCCGCGATGACAAGCGCCGGGCATTTTACCCTGCCGGCCACAATTAATGGACGGTATAAGACCAAGGTCAGAAAAATGCGGGCCGGCGTTGCATTCTCCACCTCAAGCCCCGGAGGTATCAGGGATTCATATCCGGCTTTGGTATCATGGGTGTTTAATATGGCAAACTCATCGGGCGCGCCATAAATTTGGATCAAGTAAGGTTCCCGTGCCGTTGCGGCCCGCCAAAGGTCTCTGAATGCCGAGAAAGCGGCTTTGAAAAAGTATTTCGGACCGTTCTGAATCACGATCGGAGTAGCACTGGCTATCCCGGAAACAAACGGGACTTGAATGGAAATGGCGGCGATCTTCGGATCCTGGGCTGCCGCCACAATGGCGTGGCCGCCGCTGAAAGAGGTCCCCCACAGCGCGATCTTTTCGGAATGGATATCTTTCAGCCCCCGCGCCCAGGTCACGGCGGCATGATAGTCCTCCACGTGCCGCCGCGGAGAAATCAACTGCCTTGGGGTGCCTTCACTTTCCCCAAATCCCCGGTAATCAAACAGCAAAACGGCCAATCCGTGTTCGGCGAACAATTCAGCATACGGTTCCAATCCGCAGTTTTTCAATCCCCCGAAACCATGGGCCATAACAACCAGCGGGGGCTTAACCGCGCCGTCCGGCAAGTAAAGCCAAGCGGAACATTTATCGCCATGGCTTGGAAACTGACAATCCATCCTTGAAAAACCCATCGCACATCACCTTGATCTCGGCATTTGACAAACCATCCGCTTCATCTTCACATCCATCCGCCCGCACAATCTCAATCAGCCAATCCTCAATGAACCTGACCGCTTCAAGAATGCAAATACGATGGACAAATAAGATATGGACTTGCCTCCGAGAATCCTTCCCCATTACAACACTTTTCATTATAAAAACAAAAATATTTATTAACAATACTTTAAACAAATGGCGCTCTTTTGACATCTAAATGACGCGCTCCACGTGGACCGTTTGCGGAAACATGTCCACCGGCTGGACTTCTTGCACCGCATACCCGTGAGCGGCCAGATGCTTCAAATCCCGGGCCAATGTGGCCGGGTTGCAAGAAACATATACCAGCCGCTCCGGTGCCATCGTCAAAACGGCGTCCAAAAGCCGCCGGTCGCACCCCTTTCGCGGCGGATCGACGACAATGACGTCGGCCCGCATCCCTTCTTCCGCCCACCGGGGAATGACGGTTTCCGCATTGAACAGCATCGAAGCCATTGACGCGGTTCCTGAATGACCTCCAGGAATTTCTCGAGCCGATTGAAAACCCCCGCCACCTGTTATACCGGGAGTCGAAGTGGCTGTGGCTGATCAAACGGAAAGATTACCATGCCGTCCCGGAGGAGCTCGGCCGCAAAAAGGAATACGCGGAATTGTTCCTGCGAAAATGGACCGAATCGATGGGTCCCGCCAAACTCATCTACTCCCGCACCCCGGAAGGAAGAAAGACATTGGTTCAGGCCAGGATGCGCGCCATGTCCGCCGTCTTTGTCGAGCGGGCGGAACGGTTGAGCGTTTGGAAATAGGCCGCTTTGTCAGGCGGTCGGGAAATCGGAACCCACCCTGGCGGACATCAACCGGTAAACCTCCTCCAGGGACGTGACGATTCCCTTCTCATCCTTGTAGATGACGTGGCTGGGAGTCAACCGAACCGGCGAATCCACCCCGGCGGCCGCGGCGACGCGGAAGAGCCCCTCGCGCAGGGACACGAGATAGTTGAGCACCCGGTAACACTTCTCCTCGATCACCAGAGCCTGTTGCAGTTTCGGATCCGTCGTCGCTACGCCGACCGGACAGTCGTTGGAGTGGCACTTGAGGGACTGGATGCACCCGACGGCGATCATGAACCCCCGGGCGATGTTGACCAAATCGGCACCCATGGCCAGGGCGACGGCGATCCGGTCCGGGGAGAAAAGCTTGCCCGAAGCGATCACCTTGACCCGGTCGCGCACACCGAAGCGCCGCAGGGTGGCGTCGGCGATCATCAGCGCCGATTTGGCCGGCAGGCCGACGCTGTCCGCCAGCTCCTGATAGGACGCCCCAGTCCCCCCTTCCCCGCCGTCCACCGTGATGAAATCGGGCCCCTTTCCCGTCTCTTTCATGTAGGATGCCAGCTCCGCCAGGGAATCGGGTCCGCCGACGACGATTTTGATGCCGACCGGCTTCCCGGTCGCTTCCCGTATGCGCTCGATGAAATCGACCATCGTCGGCACGTCGTGGAACTCCCGGAACCGATTGGGGCTGTCGATCGAATGATACGGCTTCACCTTGCGAATCGCGGCAACTTCCGGCGTCACCTTCTCGGCGTCGACGTGACCGCCGCGAATCTTGGCCCCCTGCCCCAGCTTCAATTCAAAGGCCTTTACCTGGGGCATCTCCGCTTTTTTCTTCAGCTCCACCCAATCGAACCGCCCCTCCTCGTCGCGCACGCCGAACAATCCCGGGCCGATCTGCATGATCAGATCCACATCCCCCTCCAAGTGGTAAGGAGACAGCCCGCCCTCTCCGGTGTTCATCCACGTCCCCCGGGCCATCCCGAGGCCGATCGACAGGGCGGAGATGGCATGGGAGCCCAGGGAACCGTAACTCATCGCCGACATTCCGATCGGCCCCCGGACGACGAAGGGGTGTCGGCAATTCTCCCCGATCACGACCGCGTCGGATTCATCCAGCAGGTAGGCGCAGAGCTCGTCCTGAACCCGGGCCTCTTTTCGGGAAAACAGCCCCTCCCGGAGCAGCACATATTTGTAAGTGGAAACCGTCGTCTTCCGGTCATACTTCATTTCCTCCAGCTGCAGGGGAAACATGGCGTTGCGGATATAGTAGCCCGCCCGTTCGAAATCCTGTTTGGAGCCGAATCCGATCACGTCCCGGACATATTTGGAGCGCTTGACGATGTGGCCGTATTGTTCCCGGGAAAACGGTTTTGCCTCGTTATCGCTGTCAAAGAGATATT encodes the following:
- a CDS encoding alpha/beta hydrolase — protein: MGFSRMDCQFPSHGDKCSAWLYLPDGAVKPPLVVMAHGFGGLKNCGLEPYAELFAEHGLAVLLFDYRGFGESEGTPRQLISPRRHVEDYHAAVTWARGLKDIHSEKIALWGTSFSGGHAIVAAAQDPKIAAISIQVPFVSGIASATPIVIQNGPKYFFKAAFSAFRDLWRAATAREPYLIQIYGAPDEFAILNTHDTKAGYESLIPPGLEVENATPARIFLTLVLYRPLIVAGRVKCPALVIAGEHDSLIPIKSVKKAAAKMKRAELISLPIGHFEPYLGETFNQVSKKQLDFLKTHLL
- a CDS encoding FMN-binding glutamate synthase family protein, encoding MDFLEGFLTLEVTVLIVAVLVPLITAVYLYLYDRRQKQHSVLRNYPILGKVRYFLEMIGPELRQYLFDSDNEAKPFSREQYGHIVKRSKYVRDVIGFGSKQDFERAGYYIRNAMFPLQLEEMKYDRKTTVSTYKYVLLREGLFSRKEARVQDELCAYLLDESDAVVIGENCRHPFVVRGPIGMSAMSYGSLGSHAISALSIGLGMARGTWMNTGEGGLSPYHLEGDVDLIMQIGPGLFGVRDEEGRFDWVELKKKAEMPQVKAFELKLGQGAKIRGGHVDAEKVTPEVAAIRKVKPYHSIDSPNRFREFHDVPTMVDFIERIREATGKPVGIKIVVGGPDSLAELASYMKETGKGPDFITVDGGEGGTGASYQELADSVGLPAKSALMIADATLRRFGVRDRVKVIASGKLFSPDRIAVALAMGADLVNIARGFMIAVGCIQSLKCHSNDCPVGVATTDPKLQQALVIEEKCYRVLNYLVSLREGLFRVAAAAGVDSPVRLTPSHVIYKDEKGIVTSLEEVYRLMSARVGSDFPTA